CGAGGTAGCGTGGTTCCCGCTGTGGACATGCGGCGCCTCGTCGGCCTGGAGCCGCTCGAGTGCACGCTCGAGACCCCGATGATCATCGCTGACGTGCACGGCGAGACGCTCGCGCTGCTCGTCGACGAGGTGCAGGACGTCTTCGAACTGCCGCCGGGCTGTCTTCAGGAGTCGCCGGCGCTGCACGCGCTTTCGGCTAGCTTGATCGGGGTGGCCCGCGTGGGCGACGGTCTGGTCTACGTGCTCGATCTCGACCGACTGGTCGACTCGAGCCTGTTTGGTGGCCCGCGATGACCGAAGAACAGACCGGGCATTTCTTTGGTGGCACGCCCGTCGACATTCTGGAGGCCAGAGCGGCTTCGCTCGCTCAAGAGCCGGCTGAAGAGGACGCCTCCGATCGGCTGTCAATGCTGCTCTTCCGCATCGGTGACGAGCAGTACTCGGTCGATGTGGCGGACGTGCGCGAGATATTTCAGGAGTACACGGTCACGAGCTTGCCCTGCACGCCGGAGTTCATACTCGGCGTGACGAACGTGCGTGGCGAGATTCTCTCGGTCACCGATCCGGCGATTCTCATGTCGCTGGGGCGTATCGTCGGACCGGTAGACGCGCAGCCCCCGGCTGTGGTGCTTACGAACGGCCTAGTCGCGACCGCGATCGTCGTCGACGAGATCGGCGACATAGTCGAGATTGCCAAGAGCACGCTTGAGCCGCCGGTCAGCATCATCGACCGTGCCCAGGTGGAGTTCGTCGCAGGTTCGATGTTCGTTGACGGCGCGATGGTGGGAGTCCTCAA
The DNA window shown above is from Coriobacteriia bacterium and carries:
- a CDS encoding chemotaxis protein CheW, giving the protein MTEEQTGHFFGGTPVDILEARAASLAQEPAEEDASDRLSMLLFRIGDEQYSVDVADVREIFQEYTVTSLPCTPEFILGVTNVRGEILSVTDPAILMSLGRIVGPVDAQPPAVVLTNGLVATAIVVDEIGDIVEIAKSTLEPPVSIIDRAQVEFVAGSMFVDGAMVGVLNVERVLEPVGNSSHH
- a CDS encoding chemotaxis protein CheW, whose product is MTSAPDIIDEATQIDTDDAGACAMVERVLAFFLGTQRYALPIERVREIQQIVAFSEVPSMGSGVVGMVNLRGSVVPAVDMRRLVGLEPLECTLETPMIIADVHGETLALLVDEVQDVFELPPGCLQESPALHALSASLIGVARVGDGLVYVLDLDRLVDSSLFGGPR